In a single window of the Actinomycetota bacterium genome:
- a CDS encoding response regulator transcription factor, whose protein sequence is MRILVVEDDTAIAVSLVDGLEAAGYEVRHVATGAGALAADVAAVADIVLLDLGLPDMDGSDVCRKLRAASNVPIIICTARSDELDRVLGLELGADDYVTKPFSLRELVARIRAVTRRAGTAGSELVGSGDSVQAIGSLEIDRRTRRVHLAGDLVQLTAKEFDLLAFLASDPGAVRTRTEILERVWDEHWYGPTKTVDAHVAGIRKKLGDARWIEAVRGVGFRLESPG, encoded by the coding sequence ATGAGGATCCTGGTCGTCGAGGACGACACGGCGATCGCGGTCTCGCTCGTCGACGGTCTCGAGGCGGCTGGCTACGAGGTGCGCCACGTGGCCACCGGCGCCGGTGCCCTCGCGGCCGACGTGGCGGCGGTGGCCGACATCGTGCTGCTCGACCTCGGCCTGCCGGACATGGACGGCAGCGACGTCTGCCGCAAACTGCGTGCCGCCTCCAACGTGCCGATCATCATCTGCACCGCGCGGTCCGACGAGCTCGACCGGGTCCTCGGGCTGGAGCTCGGCGCGGACGACTACGTGACGAAGCCGTTCAGCCTGCGCGAGCTCGTCGCCCGCATCCGCGCCGTCACCAGGCGGGCGGGCACGGCCGGCTCCGAGCTGGTGGGGTCGGGGGACTCGGTGCAGGCGATCGGTTCGCTGGAGATCGACCGGCGCACGCGGCGGGTCCACCTCGCAGGCGATCTCGTGCAGCTCACCGCGAAGGAGTTCGACCTACTCGCGTTCCTGGCGAGCGACCCAGGAGCGGTGCGCACCCGTACCGAGATCCTCGAGCGGGTGTGGGACGAGCACTGGTACGGCCCGACTAAGACCGTCGACGCCCACGTGGCCGGGATCCGCAAGAAGCTCGGCGACGCGCGGTGGATCGAGGCCGTGCGCGGCGTCGGCTTCCGCCTGGAGTCCCCGGGGTGA
- the gpmA gene encoding 2,3-diphosphoglycerate-dependent phosphoglycerate mutase, with the protein MTGTLVIVRHGQSTWNEQNLFTGWRDVPLTAQGCAEATAAGHTMAAAGLTFDLVHTSVLTRAVVTANLALDAMGLVWLPVQRHWRLNERHYGALQGLDKKETTERHGAEQTKLWRRSYDVPPPAVERSSPEHPVNDRRYHRLAPDVLPASECLADVVARVLPYWHDVIVAQLRAGLDVLVVAHGNSLRALVMHLEGISREEIAGLNIPTGAPRRYTFDGDVAITSAEYLGDAAAIAAAADAVAKQAGG; encoded by the coding sequence ATGACCGGCACCCTCGTCATCGTCCGTCACGGCCAGAGCACGTGGAACGAGCAGAACCTGTTCACCGGTTGGCGCGACGTGCCCCTCACCGCCCAGGGCTGCGCCGAGGCCACCGCCGCGGGCCACACCATGGCCGCCGCCGGCCTCACGTTCGACCTTGTGCACACGAGCGTCCTGACGCGGGCGGTGGTCACCGCGAACCTCGCGCTCGACGCGATGGGGCTCGTCTGGCTGCCGGTGCAGCGCCACTGGCGGTTGAACGAGCGCCACTACGGCGCGCTGCAGGGCCTCGACAAGAAAGAGACCACCGAGCGCCACGGCGCGGAGCAGACCAAGCTGTGGAGGCGCAGCTACGACGTGCCGCCGCCGGCGGTGGAGCGCAGCAGCCCCGAGCATCCCGTGAACGACCGTCGCTACCACCGGCTGGCACCCGACGTGCTGCCGGCGAGCGAGTGCCTGGCCGACGTCGTCGCCCGCGTGCTGCCCTACTGGCACGACGTCATCGTGGCCCAGCTCCGCGCGGGGCTCGACGTACTCGTCGTGGCCCACGGCAACTCGCTTCGCGCGCTGGTGATGCACCTCGAGGGGATCTCGCGCGAAGAGATCGCCGGGCTCAACATCCCGACCGGCGCGCCGCGCCGGTACACGTTCGACGGCGACGTCGCGATCACGTCTGCTGAGTACCTCGGCGACGCGGCAGCGATCGCCGCCGCCGCCGACGCCGTGGCCAAGCAGGCCGGCGGCTGA
- the glgP gene encoding alpha-glucan family phosphorylase, translating to MFPGDHDIEAAVDELAAALPARLVALARIAYDYRWVWSADGPALFAALDPDRWHSVGHNPVRFLVGAPRALLERVNDDDAIVARVERLAAELATDRNRPWPPQPDRAIDTEHPVAFFCAEFGVHDSLPIYSGGLGVLAGDILKEASDLAVPMVAIGLLYRTGYFHQRIDVTGMQHEYWLESDPDDLPCVQVTDPEGRPVIVTVPVDDEDISAQVWRVDVGRVPLYLLDTNLPTNSDVGRWVTSRLYESNREIRLAQYAVLGVGGVRALRALGIEPAVNHFNEGHPVLGAFEMLASLRSRGVPDDAAWQAVREQVVFTTHTPVPAGNETYSREEIVSVLGRVADLAGDRERALAEGRLHPGDTSEPSGMTALALRMSRSANGVSRRHGQVAREMWQPIFPGRSVDEVPISYVTNGVHVPTWLRGSMRALLDRYLPEDWLRRADDPATWEAVDDIPAVELWAARNAARSRLIELVSHRSTSDRLRRGEPLDYAAAAGTGLDPDRLTIGFARRLATYKRLHLLSLMPERALAFIDGPRPLQFVFAGKAHPADAEAKEVVRALFTLKGAPQVAGRVAFLEDYDMRLGVGLVAGCDVWVNTPRPPLEASGTSGMKSVLNGGLQLSVLDGWWAEGYAGTNGWAIDGSNDADHGAQDLRHAAQLFDLLEHEVVPMFHDRDAQGIPQRWVDMIRASLRTSGPRFSATRMVREYATSVYPGADAV from the coding sequence ATGTTTCCGGGCGATCACGACATCGAAGCCGCAGTCGACGAGCTGGCGGCGGCGCTGCCCGCACGCCTCGTCGCGCTGGCGCGCATCGCCTACGACTACCGCTGGGTCTGGAGCGCCGACGGACCGGCGTTGTTCGCCGCGCTCGACCCGGACCGCTGGCACAGCGTCGGGCACAACCCGGTGCGCTTCCTGGTGGGTGCGCCGCGGGCCCTGCTCGAGCGCGTGAACGACGACGACGCGATCGTCGCGCGCGTCGAGCGCCTCGCGGCCGAGCTCGCCACCGATCGCAATCGCCCCTGGCCGCCCCAGCCCGACCGCGCGATCGACACCGAGCACCCGGTCGCCTTCTTCTGCGCCGAGTTCGGCGTGCACGACTCGTTGCCGATCTACTCCGGCGGTCTCGGCGTGCTCGCGGGCGACATCTTGAAGGAGGCCTCGGACCTCGCCGTGCCGATGGTCGCCATCGGCCTGCTCTACCGCACCGGCTACTTCCACCAGCGGATCGACGTCACCGGGATGCAGCACGAGTACTGGCTGGAGTCCGACCCCGACGACCTGCCGTGCGTGCAGGTCACCGACCCGGAGGGTCGGCCGGTGATCGTGACCGTGCCCGTCGACGACGAAGACATCTCCGCGCAGGTGTGGCGGGTCGACGTCGGACGTGTGCCGCTCTATCTGCTCGACACGAACCTGCCGACCAACAGCGACGTCGGCCGATGGGTGACCTCGCGGCTCTACGAGAGCAACCGGGAGATCCGCCTGGCCCAATACGCGGTGCTCGGGGTCGGCGGTGTGCGGGCACTTCGCGCGCTCGGCATCGAACCGGCGGTCAACCACTTTAACGAGGGACACCCCGTGCTCGGCGCGTTCGAGATGCTCGCCAGCCTCCGCTCGCGCGGCGTACCTGACGACGCCGCGTGGCAGGCCGTGCGTGAGCAGGTGGTGTTCACCACCCACACCCCCGTTCCCGCAGGCAACGAGACATACAGCCGGGAAGAGATCGTCTCCGTGCTCGGCCGGGTGGCCGACCTGGCCGGCGACCGCGAGCGCGCCCTGGCCGAGGGGCGGCTGCACCCCGGTGACACGTCGGAACCGAGCGGAATGACCGCCCTCGCGCTGCGCATGAGCCGCAGCGCGAACGGCGTCAGTCGCCGCCACGGCCAGGTGGCGCGCGAGATGTGGCAACCGATCTTCCCCGGTCGCTCCGTCGACGAGGTGCCCATCTCCTACGTCACGAACGGTGTGCACGTGCCGACGTGGCTGCGCGGCTCGATGCGCGCGTTGCTCGACCGCTACCTGCCCGAGGACTGGCTGCGTCGAGCCGACGATCCGGCCACCTGGGAGGCCGTCGACGACATCCCCGCCGTCGAGCTGTGGGCGGCGCGCAACGCGGCCAGGAGCCGGCTGATCGAGCTGGTCTCGCACCGTTCCACCAGCGACCGGCTACGTCGTGGTGAGCCACTCGACTACGCCGCCGCCGCAGGGACCGGGCTCGACCCGGACCGGCTGACGATCGGGTTCGCACGCCGGCTGGCGACCTACAAGCGGCTCCACCTGCTGTCGCTGATGCCCGAGCGCGCGCTCGCGTTCATCGACGGCCCGCGACCACTGCAGTTCGTCTTCGCCGGGAAGGCCCACCCGGCCGACGCCGAGGCGAAGGAGGTCGTTCGCGCGCTCTTCACTCTGAAGGGGGCGCCGCAGGTGGCCGGGCGGGTGGCGTTCCTCGAGGACTACGACATGCGCCTCGGCGTCGGGCTCGTGGCCGGGTGCGACGTGTGGGTGAACACGCCTCGGCCGCCGCTCGAGGCGAGCGGCACCAGCGGGATGAAGTCGGTCTTGAACGGCGGCCTGCAGCTCTCGGTGCTCGACGGGTGGTGGGCCGAGGGCTACGCCGGGACGAACGGCTGGGCGATCGACGGCTCCAACGACGCCGACCACGGAGCCCAGGACCTGCGGCACGCCGCGCAGTTGTTCGACCTGCTCGAACACGAGGTGGTGCCGATGTTCCACGACCGTGACGCGCAGGGCATCCCGCAGCGTTGGGTCGACATGATCCGGGCCAGCCTGCGCACCAGCGGGCCCCGCTTCTCGGCCACGCGCATGGTCCGCGAATACGCCACGTCGGTGTATCCGGGCGCCGACGCCGTCTGA
- a CDS encoding cyclic nucleotide-binding domain-containing protein yields the protein MFSKKAFIEHLRPVSLFAGCSNKDLEKIAKAGDEVRMPAGSLIVDQGQTGSEAFVLMDGTATVRRNGKKIATLGPGAVLGELSLLDHGPRTAAVVAESECTLFVIGQRQFLGVLDEVPALSHKLLATLAGRVRDLDRQYFG from the coding sequence ATGTTCAGCAAGAAGGCGTTCATCGAGCACCTGCGTCCGGTCTCTCTGTTCGCCGGGTGCTCGAACAAGGATCTCGAAAAGATCGCCAAGGCCGGCGACGAGGTGCGCATGCCCGCTGGTTCCCTGATCGTCGACCAGGGCCAGACCGGCAGCGAGGCGTTCGTCCTCATGGACGGCACGGCGACGGTGCGCCGCAACGGCAAGAAGATCGCCACCCTCGGGCCCGGCGCCGTGCTCGGCGAGCTGTCGCTGCTCGACCACGGGCCGCGCACCGCGGCCGTCGTCGCCGAGTCCGAATGCACGCTGTTCGTCATCGGCCAGCGTCAGTTCCTCGGTGTCCTCGACGAGGTGCCAGCTCTATCCCACAAGCTGCTCGCCACCCTCGCCGGTCGCGTCCGCGACCTCGACCGCCAGTACTTCGGCTGA
- a CDS encoding FAD:protein FMN transferase, with product MAPAPATRPTTRRHTWRAMACRAEVLVVTPDDSPDAFADALVARAVGRVAELEGRWSRFLPGSEISRLNLAAGSPCTTSADTVRLVVHLVQAARATGGAFDPTLLPALVALGYEASWDDRRCSTMLPSGARVRGDVEGVLVDEMAQLVQLPRGTTLDPGGLGKGLAADLVAAELIAAGATGALVNLGGDVRVVGCPGGGQACWSIAVAGNGPGTARVSLAEGAVATSGTRWRSWNTAGVRRHHLLDPRTAEPCATAVPGRGDLVAATVVAASAAWAEAWTKAVFVLGPDTALRAGGVLDMHGLGGRAVLDDGSTITNESWELYS from the coding sequence ATGGCACCGGCGCCGGCGACGCGCCCGACCACCCGCCGGCACACGTGGCGCGCGATGGCGTGCCGGGCCGAGGTGCTGGTCGTCACCCCCGACGACTCGCCCGACGCTTTCGCCGACGCGCTCGTCGCGCGCGCAGTCGGCAGGGTCGCCGAGCTGGAAGGACGGTGGAGCCGCTTCCTGCCCGGCAGCGAGATCAGCAGGCTCAACCTCGCCGCCGGGAGCCCGTGCACGACGAGCGCCGACACCGTTCGTCTCGTCGTTCACCTCGTCCAAGCGGCGCGGGCCACCGGCGGCGCGTTCGACCCGACGCTGCTGCCGGCGCTCGTCGCCCTCGGCTACGAGGCGAGCTGGGACGACCGGCGCTGCTCGACGATGCTCCCCTCGGGGGCACGGGTGCGGGGCGACGTCGAGGGCGTGCTCGTCGACGAGATGGCGCAACTGGTGCAGCTCCCGCGGGGGACGACCCTCGACCCGGGTGGACTCGGCAAGGGCCTCGCCGCCGACCTCGTCGCCGCGGAGCTGATCGCGGCAGGGGCCACTGGCGCCCTCGTCAACCTCGGCGGCGACGTGAGGGTGGTGGGCTGCCCCGGCGGCGGGCAAGCATGCTGGTCGATCGCCGTCGCCGGCAACGGACCCGGCACGGCGCGGGTCAGCCTCGCGGAAGGCGCCGTGGCGACATCGGGCACGCGGTGGCGGTCGTGGAACACGGCCGGAGTCCGCCGTCACCACCTGCTCGACCCACGCACTGCCGAGCCGTGCGCGACGGCCGTACCGGGCCGGGGGGATCTTGTCGCCGCCACCGTCGTCGCCGCGAGCGCGGCGTGGGCCGAGGCTTGGACCAAGGCGGTGTTCGTCCTCGGTCCCGACACGGCACTGCGCGCCGGTGGCGTGCTCGACATGCACGGCCTGGGCGGCCGCGCGGTGCTGGACGACGGCTCGACGATCACGAACGAGTCGTGGGAGCTGTACTCGTAG
- a CDS encoding HAMP domain-containing histidine kinase, with protein sequence MRLRLVAVLVGITAMILLVQDVPLAAHLRRVERDRMVTGLERDAFTLAGRAEEALELADPELAAGLAGRLVTYSTETGGRVVVTDSAGIAVATSDEEAGTGNDFSTRPEIAAALGGEPTSGERDSVTLGTRLLYVAVPVLSGEDIVGSVRITYPAGEIDDRVESRVRGLAVAAAISLAVALAAALAFAATVTRPLRRLRAATEQLAAGDLSVRAEQDEGPPEVRGLAASFNTMGERLQRNLTRQRAFAGDASHQLRTPLTALRLRLEQAAELLDTDPAAVRPHLESAAHETERLQHLVDGLLTLARAEEGARRVEVVDAAAVCRERVAVWEALAGEQGVHLAALVPGRLDVTAVPGALEQVLDNLIDNALRVAPPGTAVDVTAASEETATVVVRVEDRGPGMTDAQIDRAFDRFWRAGDAPAGGSGLGLAVVALLVEASEGTVTLRGREEGGLVAEVRLCAARP encoded by the coding sequence GTGAGGCTGCGACTCGTCGCCGTGCTGGTTGGCATCACGGCGATGATCCTGCTCGTCCAGGACGTACCCCTCGCCGCCCACCTCCGCCGGGTGGAGCGCGACCGGATGGTCACCGGGCTGGAGCGCGACGCGTTCACCTTGGCGGGGCGGGCAGAGGAAGCACTGGAGCTCGCCGACCCCGAGCTCGCCGCCGGCCTCGCCGGCAGGCTCGTCACGTACAGCACCGAGACCGGGGGGCGCGTCGTGGTCACCGACTCGGCCGGCATCGCCGTGGCGACCTCCGACGAGGAAGCCGGCACGGGCAACGACTTCTCGACCCGGCCCGAGATCGCGGCCGCCCTCGGCGGTGAACCGACGTCGGGCGAGCGCGACTCCGTCACGCTCGGCACGCGGCTGCTCTACGTGGCGGTGCCGGTGCTGAGCGGCGAGGACATCGTCGGCAGCGTCCGCATCACGTACCCCGCCGGCGAGATCGACGACCGCGTCGAGTCCCGCGTGCGCGGTCTCGCCGTCGCCGCGGCCATCTCCCTCGCCGTCGCGCTCGCCGCGGCACTCGCGTTCGCGGCGACGGTCACCCGTCCGCTGCGCCGGTTGCGCGCGGCCACCGAGCAGCTCGCCGCAGGTGATCTCTCCGTGCGGGCCGAGCAGGACGAGGGACCGCCGGAGGTGCGCGGGCTGGCGGCTTCGTTCAACACGATGGGCGAACGCCTGCAGCGCAACCTCACCCGCCAGAGAGCGTTCGCCGGCGATGCATCGCACCAGCTCCGCACACCCCTCACCGCGCTGCGGCTGCGACTGGAGCAGGCCGCCGAGCTGCTCGACACCGATCCAGCCGCCGTGCGACCCCACCTCGAGTCCGCGGCGCACGAGACCGAGCGCCTGCAACATCTCGTCGACGGCCTGCTCACCCTCGCGCGGGCCGAGGAAGGCGCGCGCCGGGTCGAAGTTGTGGACGCCGCCGCGGTCTGCAGAGAGCGGGTCGCCGTGTGGGAGGCGCTGGCCGGCGAGCAAGGCGTCCACCTGGCGGCCCTCGTGCCGGGCAGGCTCGACGTCACCGCCGTGCCCGGCGCCCTGGAGCAGGTGCTCGACAACCTGATCGACAACGCCCTGCGGGTCGCTCCGCCGGGTACCGCGGTCGACGTCACCGCTGCCTCGGAGGAAACGGCGACTGTCGTCGTGCGGGTCGAGGACCGCGGCCCGGGGATGACCGACGCCCAGATCGATCGGGCGTTCGACCGCTTCTGGCGGGCCGGCGACGCTCCCGCGGGCGGGTCGGGCCTTGGGCTCGCCGTCGTAGCGTTGCTCGTAGAGGCGAGCGAGGGCACGGTGACCCTGCGCGGACGCGAAGAGGGTGGGCTGGTCGCCGAAGTACGCCTCTGCGCCGCCCGGCCCTAG
- a CDS encoding carboxypeptidase, with the protein MSDLPYDFDRYLDHEQLTAWLQTMADTHSHLVSLESYGRSHEGRELWLVTVTDRSTGEPQDKPAHWTDANIHATELTGGVAALFLVHHLVERYAAGEAAVVEALRTRTFYVAPRVNPDGVEAALATPPRLLRSSVRPWPWIDDHRWPGLHEEDVDGDGRILHMRLADPDGAWMEHPEDARVMVPVGPAGAPVGTTRYRLLSEGVLHDYDGFTVPTPRDPSGLDLNRNFPAGWGTEVAGAGDHPMSEPEIDALVRAVSSRTNVCSYNAFHTFGGVLLRPSSTKADSTLAPADVWMWKELGRPGTELTGYRVHSVFEDFTWDKSATMSGAADDWAYEHLGVYSWTTEFWDVIAAATGERAPTDIWYVGPTPEQELAVARWADEHAPGAYVPWYPFEHPELGPLELGGADWLHVWSNPPTPLLRAEVAPHAEWAVHLALASPRLELLLADAEPLGDAADGLWRVRAGVANTGWLPTDVTKLARKLRLVLPLMVEVTGEGATVVGSPARAKLAQLEGRAAHRIGGWSPNDGTPDRVLHTWVVRAAPGTEVTVSAAHPRAGRVARSVRLG; encoded by the coding sequence GTGAGCGACCTTCCGTACGACTTCGATCGCTACTTGGACCACGAGCAGTTGACCGCGTGGCTCCAGACGATGGCGGACACGCATTCCCACCTGGTGTCGCTCGAGAGCTACGGGCGCTCCCACGAGGGCCGTGAGCTGTGGCTCGTCACCGTCACCGACCGCTCCACCGGCGAACCTCAGGACAAGCCGGCACATTGGACCGACGCCAACATCCACGCCACCGAGCTGACCGGGGGCGTCGCCGCGCTGTTCCTCGTCCACCACCTCGTCGAGCGCTACGCCGCCGGGGAGGCCGCGGTCGTCGAGGCGTTGCGCACCCGTACGTTCTACGTCGCGCCCCGCGTGAACCCCGACGGGGTCGAGGCGGCGCTCGCCACCCCGCCGCGCCTGCTGCGCTCGAGCGTGCGTCCCTGGCCGTGGATCGACGACCATCGCTGGCCCGGCCTGCACGAAGAAGACGTCGACGGCGACGGGCGCATCCTGCACATGCGTCTGGCCGATCCCGATGGCGCCTGGATGGAGCACCCCGAGGACGCCAGGGTGATGGTGCCGGTCGGCCCCGCAGGTGCCCCCGTCGGCACCACGCGCTACCGCCTGCTGAGCGAGGGGGTGCTCCACGACTACGACGGCTTCACCGTCCCCACGCCGCGTGACCCCTCCGGGCTCGATCTGAACCGCAACTTCCCTGCGGGCTGGGGGACCGAGGTGGCAGGGGCGGGGGATCACCCGATGTCGGAGCCCGAGATCGACGCCCTCGTGCGGGCGGTCTCCAGCCGCACGAACGTGTGCAGCTACAACGCGTTCCACACGTTCGGTGGGGTGCTGCTGCGCCCGAGCAGCACCAAGGCCGACAGCACCTTGGCGCCCGCAGACGTGTGGATGTGGAAGGAGCTCGGCCGGCCCGGAACGGAGCTGACCGGCTATCGGGTGCACTCGGTGTTCGAGGACTTCACGTGGGACAAGTCCGCCACGATGAGCGGCGCCGCCGACGACTGGGCGTACGAGCACCTCGGTGTGTACTCGTGGACCACCGAGTTCTGGGACGTGATCGCGGCGGCCACCGGCGAGCGGGCGCCGACCGACATCTGGTACGTCGGCCCGACTCCCGAGCAGGAGCTCGCCGTCGCCCGCTGGGCAGACGAGCACGCCCCCGGCGCGTACGTGCCCTGGTACCCGTTCGAGCATCCCGAGCTCGGTCCGCTCGAGCTCGGCGGGGCCGACTGGCTGCACGTGTGGTCGAATCCGCCGACGCCGCTGCTGCGGGCAGAGGTGGCTCCCCACGCGGAATGGGCCGTTCATCTGGCCCTCGCGTCGCCGCGGCTCGAGCTGCTCCTCGCCGACGCCGAACCCCTCGGCGACGCGGCCGACGGGCTGTGGCGCGTGCGCGCCGGTGTCGCCAACACCGGGTGGCTCCCGACCGACGTCACGAAGCTGGCGCGCAAGCTTCGCCTCGTGCTGCCGCTCATGGTGGAGGTCACCGGTGAGGGCGCCACAGTCGTCGGGTCGCCCGCCCGGGCGAAGCTCGCCCAGCTCGAGGGGCGGGCCGCGCACCGGATCGGCGGATGGTCGCCGAACGACGGCACCCCCGACCGCGTGCTGCACACCTGGGTCGTGCGCGCGGCACCCGGTACCGAGGTGACTGTGTCCGCGGCCCATCCCCGCGCCGGCAGGGTCGCCCGGTCGGTGCGACTCGGCTGA
- the folP gene encoding dihydropteroate synthase — protein MLDCRGRLLGLERPLVMGIVNVTPDSFSDGGRFSGTAAAAAHALALLAEGADIVDVGGESTRPGADPVPVAEELARVVPVVERIAAAAPHAMISVDTSKAEVMRAAVGAGASLVNDVYGLRGEGALAAAASLGVAVCLVHMRGNPRTMQDEPVYDDVVGEVAEFLRARVDACEAAGLKRDSIVVDPGFGFGKSPGHNVELLRRLPELAAATACPILVGLSRKRTIGELTGRPVGERLVGSVTAAVLAVQRGASIVRVHDVAATRDALAVLAAVEAG, from the coding sequence ATGCTCGACTGCCGCGGTCGGCTGCTCGGGCTCGAGCGCCCGTTGGTGATGGGCATCGTCAACGTCACGCCCGATTCGTTCAGCGACGGCGGGCGCTTCTCCGGCACCGCCGCCGCAGCCGCTCACGCGCTCGCGCTCCTCGCGGAAGGTGCCGACATCGTCGACGTGGGCGGTGAGTCGACACGTCCGGGCGCGGACCCGGTACCCGTCGCCGAGGAGCTGGCGCGGGTCGTCCCGGTGGTCGAGCGCATCGCGGCCGCTGCACCGCACGCGATGATCTCGGTCGATACGTCGAAGGCCGAGGTGATGCGCGCCGCCGTCGGGGCCGGGGCGTCGCTCGTCAACGACGTCTACGGGCTGCGCGGTGAAGGCGCGCTCGCCGCCGCCGCGTCGCTTGGGGTCGCGGTGTGCCTGGTGCACATGCGCGGCAACCCGCGCACCATGCAGGACGAGCCCGTCTACGACGACGTCGTCGGTGAGGTGGCCGAGTTCTTGCGCGCGCGCGTCGACGCGTGTGAGGCGGCGGGGTTGAAGCGCGACAGCATCGTCGTCGATCCCGGGTTCGGCTTCGGCAAGTCTCCGGGGCACAACGTCGAGCTGTTGCGCAGGCTGCCCGAACTGGCCGCCGCGACCGCGTGCCCGATCCTGGTCGGTCTGTCACGCAAGCGCACGATCGGCGAGCTGACCGGCCGGCCCGTCGGGGAGCGGCTCGTCGGCTCGGTCACGGCGGCGGTGCTCGCCGTCCAGCGCGGCGCCTCGATCGTGAGGGTGCACGACGTCGCCGCGACCCGCGACGCGCTCGCCGTTCTCGCCGCAGTCGAAGCCGGCTGA
- a CDS encoding ferric reductase-like transmembrane domain-containing protein, which yields MNEQVWWYLARASGLVAWALLVASVVWGVLLATRVLKPADRPAWLAAMHRWLGGLAVWFTVLHLVALVADNYVHFGWADLLVPGASSWRTGAVAVGVVSFWLLLGVQGTSLALRRMPRPWWKGVHYTSYVAVWGVSVHAGLAGTDVTNRAYQALALLLTTVAVAAAVVRVLTPITARRRRPSTPGASVST from the coding sequence GTGAACGAGCAGGTGTGGTGGTACCTCGCGCGGGCGAGCGGGCTGGTCGCCTGGGCGTTGCTCGTCGCGAGCGTGGTGTGGGGGGTCCTGCTCGCGACGCGGGTCCTGAAGCCGGCCGACCGGCCGGCTTGGCTGGCCGCGATGCATCGTTGGCTGGGCGGTCTCGCCGTGTGGTTCACGGTCCTGCACCTGGTGGCGCTCGTCGCCGACAACTACGTGCACTTCGGCTGGGCCGACCTGCTGGTGCCGGGAGCGTCGTCGTGGCGTACCGGGGCCGTCGCCGTCGGCGTCGTCTCCTTCTGGCTGCTCCTCGGCGTCCAGGGCACCTCGTTGGCCCTGCGGCGCATGCCGCGGCCGTGGTGGAAGGGCGTGCACTACACGAGCTACGTCGCAGTTTGGGGGGTCAGCGTGCACGCCGGCCTCGCCGGCACCGACGTCACCAACCGCGCTTACCAGGCGCTGGCGCTGCTGCTGACCACGGTCGCGGTCGCCGCGGCGGTGGTGCGCGTGCTGACGCCGATCACCGCCAGGCGCCGTCGCCCGAGCACCCCCGGGGCCTCGGTCTCAACCTGA